A DNA window from Streptococcus parapneumoniae contains the following coding sequences:
- a CDS encoding DUF2785 domain-containing protein translates to MYQELLRKIAEEKPSYHEEEIQWLLDHLGDSSPEIRDDLVFTSFARGIQEELFTHEQFYFIAEEILSDGGLYKEIDKAGLSTLERSFRALIYANLLSADANQQSIFYQGLKAEIRNVLLNQGLHYLSKEKDTTGFSSQYGWVHAFAHGADLLTEVVCHPDFPKNRIHEVFEILGQLFKRIPIRFTDDEDWRLARVLYEPILKGKLAQEQVASWIKTVDFPIEEREDFYKFSNFRSCLLEVYVQLDQRNSLQDDLKEAIQSFQY, encoded by the coding sequence ATGTATCAAGAGTTACTTAGAAAAATAGCAGAAGAAAAACCAAGTTATCATGAGGAAGAAATCCAATGGTTGCTTGATCATTTGGGAGATTCTTCTCCAGAAATTCGCGATGACCTTGTTTTTACAAGCTTTGCTAGAGGGATTCAGGAAGAGCTATTTACACACGAACAATTTTATTTCATTGCTGAGGAAATTTTATCTGATGGAGGATTATATAAAGAGATTGATAAGGCAGGCTTGTCAACCCTTGAACGTTCTTTTAGGGCGCTTATTTATGCAAATCTCTTGTCTGCAGATGCCAACCAGCAATCGATTTTTTATCAGGGATTAAAAGCAGAAATTCGTAATGTCCTTTTAAATCAAGGTTTGCACTATCTTTCAAAAGAAAAGGATACAACGGGTTTTTCAAGTCAGTATGGTTGGGTTCATGCTTTTGCACATGGAGCCGATTTACTGACAGAGGTGGTTTGTCATCCAGACTTTCCTAAAAACAGAATTCATGAAGTATTTGAGATACTTGGTCAATTATTTAAAAGAATTCCCATTCGTTTTACAGATGATGAAGATTGGCGTTTAGCCAGAGTACTTTATGAACCGATTTTAAAAGGGAAGTTAGCGCAAGAACAAGTAGCTTCTTGGATAAAAACTGTTGACTTTCCGATAGAAGAAAGGGAAGATTTTTATAAATTTTCCAACTTTAGATCCTGTCTGTTGGAAGTCTATGTCCAACTTGACCAGAGAAATAGTTTACAAGATGACTTGAAAGAAGCTATCCAGTCTTTTCAATACTAG
- a CDS encoding MIP/aquaporin family protein, producing MKKFVAELIGTFMLVFVGTGAVVFGNGLDGLGHLGIAFAFGLAIVVAAYSIGTVSGAHLNPAVSIAMFVNKRLSSSELVNYILGQVVGAFIASGAVFFLLGNSGMSTASLGENALANGVTVFGGFLFEIIATFLFVLVIMTVTSESKGNGAIAGLVIGLSLMAMILVGLKITGLSVNPARSLAPAVLVGGAALQQVWIFILAPIAGGVLAALVAKNFLGTEE from the coding sequence ATGAAAAAATTTGTCGCTGAGTTAATCGGTACGTTCATGCTTGTGTTCGTTGGGACAGGGGCTGTTGTTTTTGGAAATGGTCTTGATGGCCTTGGTCACCTTGGAATCGCCTTTGCCTTTGGTTTGGCAATCGTGGTGGCAGCCTACTCAATCGGAACTGTTTCAGGTGCTCACTTGAACCCGGCTGTTTCGATTGCTATGTTTGTTAACAAACGTTTGTCATCTTCAGAACTTGTAAACTACATCCTTGGTCAGGTTGTTGGAGCTTTCATCGCTTCTGGCGCAGTCTTCTTCCTCTTGGGTAATTCAGGTATGTCAACTGCTAGCCTTGGTGAAAATGCCTTGGCAAACGGTGTCACTGTCTTTGGTGGTTTCTTGTTTGAAATCATCGCAACTTTCTTGTTTGTCTTGGTTATCATGACTGTGACTTCAGAAAGTAAGGGCAATGGCGCGATTGCTGGTTTGGTAATCGGTTTGTCATTGATGGCGATGATTCTTGTCGGATTGAAGATTACTGGACTTTCAGTAAACCCAGCTCGTAGCTTGGCACCAGCTGTCTTGGTAGGCGGCGCAGCCCTTCAACAAGTTTGGATTTTCATCCTTGCACCAATCGCTGGTGGAGTTCTTGCAGCCCTTGTTGCGAAAAACTTCCTTGGAACAGAAGAATAA
- the queF gene encoding preQ(1) synthase, which translates to MSQQEEMKNLSLLGNKETNYIFDYQPDVLESFDNRHVENDYFIKFNCPEFTSLCPITAQPDFATIYISYIPDKLCVESKSLKLYLFSYRNHGDFHENCINTIGKDLVNLLDPRYLEVWGKFTPRGGISIDPYYNYGKPGTKFEGLAEQRLFQHDLYPEKIDNR; encoded by the coding sequence ATGTCACAACAAGAAGAAATGAAAAACCTAAGCCTCCTCGGCAACAAAGAAACCAACTATATCTTTGACTATCAACCAGATGTCCTCGAATCTTTTGACAATCGTCATGTGGAAAATGACTATTTTATCAAATTTAACTGTCCTGAATTTACCTCGCTTTGCCCTATTACCGCTCAGCCAGACTTTGCGACTATCTATATTTCCTACATCCCTGACAAGCTCTGTGTTGAGTCAAAATCCCTCAAACTCTACCTCTTTAGTTACCGAAACCACGGAGATTTCCACGAAAACTGTATCAACACCATCGGGAAAGACTTGGTCAACTTGCTAGACCCTCGCTATTTAGAAGTCTGGGGAAAATTCACTCCGCGCGGTGGCATTTCAATCGACCCCTACTACAACTACGGTAAACCTGGAACTAAGTTTGAAGGCTTGGCAGAACAACGCCTCTTCCAACACGACCTTTATCCAGAGAAAATTGACAACCGCTAA
- the queE gene encoding 7-carboxy-7-deazaguanine synthase QueE has product MTRERVLKLPVLEIFGPTFQGEGRAIGQKTMFVRTAGCDYHCDWCDSAFTWDGSEKPTRMTADEVIAELDKLGNYDYVTLSGGNPAILAANMAELVTKLKERGVTLAVETQGSRWQNWLKDIDQVTLSPKPPSSKMEVNFETLDFIVSQLDPDKVTFKIPVFDDADLAFAKGIQERYQPDVLFLSAGNPEPKATGNIIQDQLNRLKELWERVATDDSWGNVRVLPQLHTLLYDNQRGV; this is encoded by the coding sequence ATGACTAGGGAACGTGTCCTCAAACTACCAGTTCTGGAAATTTTTGGCCCAACCTTTCAAGGTGAAGGCCGTGCTATCGGGCAGAAAACCATGTTTGTCCGCACTGCTGGTTGCGACTACCACTGCGACTGGTGCGATTCTGCCTTTACTTGGGATGGCTCTGAAAAGCCAACTCGTATGACAGCTGACGAGGTCATTGCTGAGTTGGATAAATTGGGGAACTACGACTATGTCACCCTGTCTGGGGGAAATCCTGCTATCCTAGCAGCCAATATGGCCGAATTGGTCACTAAGCTCAAGGAACGCGGTGTCACCCTTGCTGTCGAGACTCAAGGTTCTCGCTGGCAAAATTGGTTAAAAGACATCGACCAAGTCACCCTGAGTCCCAAACCTCCTTCATCCAAGATGGAAGTCAACTTTGAGACCTTGGACTTTATCGTTTCCCAACTGGATCCAGACAAGGTCACCTTTAAAATCCCTGTCTTTGATGATGCAGATTTAGCCTTTGCTAAAGGAATACAAGAACGCTACCAACCAGATGTCCTCTTCTTATCGGCTGGAAATCCTGAGCCCAAGGCCACAGGCAATATTATCCAAGATCAACTGAACCGTCTCAAAGAACTCTGGGAACGCGTCGCTACTGACGATAGCTGGGGCAATGTCCGCGTCCTTCCTCAACTCCATACCCTCCTCTACGATAACCAACGTGGTGTTTAA
- the queD gene encoding 6-carboxytetrahydropterin synthase QueD, with product MFFAPKEIKQETGESLVYNPHRTLVSKEFTFDAAHHLFHYEGKCKSLHGHTYHLQIAVSGFLDERGMTYDFGDIKAIYKNYLEPHLDHRYLNETLPYMNTTAENMVYWIFQTMSQELPDERGLRLEYVRLYETPTAFAEFRREWLDD from the coding sequence ATGTTTTTTGCACCCAAAGAAATCAAACAGGAAACTGGGGAGTCTCTGGTCTACAATCCTCACAGAACCTTGGTATCAAAAGAGTTTACCTTCGATGCTGCCCACCACCTCTTTCACTATGAGGGAAAATGTAAGTCCCTGCACGGCCACACCTATCATTTGCAGATTGCTGTCAGTGGATTTTTAGATGAACGTGGCATGACCTACGATTTCGGAGACATCAAAGCGATCTACAAGAACTACTTAGAGCCCCACCTGGACCATCGCTATCTCAATGAAACTCTTCCCTATATGAACACGACTGCTGAAAATATGGTTTACTGGATTTTCCAAACCATGAGTCAAGAGTTGCCAGACGAGCGCGGTCTCCGTTTGGAATACGTTCGCCTCTATGAGACTCCGACTGCCTTTGCAGAGTTTAGACGGGAGTGGTTAGATGACTAG
- the queC gene encoding 7-cyano-7-deazaguanine synthase QueC, whose protein sequence is MKRQSALVVFSGGQDSTTCLFWAKEHYETVEAVTFAYGQRHHLEIQVAQEIAKEQGIRHHILDMSLLGQITENALTSDMEIEQKEGEIPNTFVDGRNHLFLSFAAVLAKQRGIKDIVTGVCETDFSGYPDCRDVFVKSLNVTLNLAMDYDFVIQTPLMWLDKTETWELADQLGAFDYVREKTLTCYNGIIGSGCGDCPACHLRQHGLDVYLSQKGKD, encoded by the coding sequence ATGAAACGTCAATCTGCCTTGGTCGTCTTTAGTGGCGGTCAAGATTCTACAACCTGCCTCTTTTGGGCTAAAGAACACTATGAAACAGTCGAAGCTGTCACCTTTGCCTATGGCCAACGCCACCATCTTGAAATTCAAGTTGCCCAAGAAATCGCTAAGGAACAGGGGATTCGCCATCACATCCTAGATATGTCTCTGCTGGGACAAATCACTGAAAATGCCCTGACCTCTGATATGGAGATTGAGCAAAAAGAAGGAGAGATTCCCAATACCTTCGTTGATGGTCGCAACCACCTCTTTCTATCCTTTGCGGCTGTTCTTGCTAAGCAACGGGGCATTAAAGACATCGTGACAGGTGTCTGCGAGACAGACTTCTCAGGCTACCCCGATTGTCGAGATGTCTTTGTCAAATCCCTTAATGTTACCCTCAACCTTGCTATGGATTACGACTTTGTTATCCAAACACCTCTCATGTGGCTGGACAAGACTGAAACTTGGGAATTGGCTGACCAACTCGGTGCCTTTGACTATGTTCGTGAAAAGACCTTAACCTGCTACAACGGAATTATAGGGAGTGGCTGTGGAGATTGCCCAGCCTGCCACCTACGTCAACATGGTCTAGATGTTTATCTCTCACAGAAAGGAAAGGACTAA
- the trxA gene encoding thioredoxin translates to MAKAITDATFEQETKDGLVLVDFWATWCGPCRMQGPILDKLSEELSEDVLKIVKMDVDENPNTARAFGIMSIPTLLFKKDGQVVKQVAGVHTAEQIKAIVAELS, encoded by the coding sequence ATGGCAAAAGCAATTACAGATGCAACATTCGAACAAGAAACAAAAGACGGTTTGGTCTTGGTAGACTTCTGGGCAACTTGGTGTGGTCCATGTCGTATGCAAGGTCCAATCTTGGATAAATTGTCTGAAGAACTTTCAGAAGATGTCTTGAAAATCGTTAAAATGGACGTTGATGAAAATCCAAACACAGCTCGTGCTTTTGGAATCATGTCTATCCCAACTCTTCTCTTCAAAAAAGACGGCCAAGTTGTCAAACAAGTTGCTGGTGTTCACACAGCAGAACAAATCAAGGCCATCGTTGCTGAATTGAGCTAA
- a CDS encoding DUF4649 family protein, with translation MIEITYLDASKNERTVTFESYEDFDRSQQACLIGVADYYPVQKLTYKGHDLDYHGTYGDIFFYLKKQDLSQYN, from the coding sequence ATGATTGAAATCACCTATTTAGATGCCAGCAAGAACGAAAGAACTGTGACTTTCGAGTCTTATGAAGACTTTGATCGTTCGCAGCAAGCTTGCCTTATCGGCGTCGCAGACTACTACCCTGTCCAAAAATTGACTTATAAGGGTCATGATTTGGACTACCATGGGACTTATGGAGACATCTTCTTCTATCTCAAGAAACAAGATTTAAGCCAATATAACTAA
- a CDS encoding MarR family winged helix-turn-helix transcriptional regulator, with translation MTYLEKWFDFNRRQKEIESLLEETIAQKSEQSLTLKEFYLLYYLDLAEEKSLRQIDLPDKLHLSPSAVSRMVARLEAKNCGLLSRMCCHQDRRSSFICLTSDGQKTLTSLQKAVEASLETGLDFLI, from the coding sequence ATGACCTATTTGGAAAAATGGTTTGACTTCAATCGGCGTCAGAAAGAAATTGAAAGTCTCTTGGAAGAGACCATTGCCCAGAAGAGCGAGCAAAGTCTGACCTTGAAAGAGTTTTACCTGCTCTACTATCTGGACTTGGCTGAAGAAAAATCTCTACGCCAGATTGACCTGCCAGATAAGCTTCATCTGAGCCCGAGCGCTGTTTCTCGGATGGTGGCTCGTTTGGAAGCTAAAAATTGCGGTCTGCTCAGTCGCATGTGTTGCCATCAAGATAGACGCTCTAGTTTTATCTGCCTGACAAGTGATGGGCAAAAGACACTGACCTCGCTACAAAAGGCTGTCGAAGCAAGCTTGGAAACTGGTTTGGATTTCTTGATTTGA
- a CDS encoding aromatic acid exporter family protein, which yields MSISQRTTKLILATCLACLLAYFLNLSSAVSAGIIALLSLSDTRRSTLKLARNRLFSMLLALAIGVLAFHLSGFHIWSLGLYLALYVPLTYKMGWEIGITPSSVLVSHLLVQKSTSPDLLVNEFLLFAIGTGFALLVNLYMPSREEEIQHYHTLVEEKLKDILQRFKYYLSRGDGRNRAQLVEELDTLLEEALRLVYLDHSDHLFHQTDYHIHYFEMRQRQSRILRNMAHQINTCHLAASESLILAQLFSKIASQLSQTNPASDLLDEIERYLEVFRNRSLPKTRDEFETRATLLQLLREAKTFIQVKVDFYQKYGQ from the coding sequence ATGTCTATTAGCCAACGTACGACCAAGCTCATCTTAGCTACCTGCCTTGCCTGCCTGCTTGCTTATTTTCTCAATCTTTCCTCAGCAGTTTCGGCCGGAATTATCGCTCTCTTGAGCCTATCTGATACGCGTAGAAGTACTTTAAAACTGGCTCGCAATCGACTCTTTTCCATGCTCCTAGCTCTGGCTATCGGTGTTCTAGCTTTTCACCTGAGCGGATTTCATATCTGGAGCCTCGGCCTCTATCTAGCCCTCTATGTTCCCCTGACCTATAAGATGGGCTGGGAAATTGGCATCACACCAAGTAGCGTGTTGGTTAGCCATCTCTTGGTGCAAAAATCAACCTCTCCAGACCTTCTAGTCAATGAATTCCTTCTCTTTGCTATCGGTACAGGATTTGCCTTACTGGTCAATCTCTACATGCCTTCACGAGAAGAGGAAATCCAGCACTACCACACGCTGGTGGAAGAAAAGTTAAAAGATATCCTCCAGCGTTTCAAATATTATTTATCCAGAGGGGATGGACGCAACCGAGCACAGTTGGTAGAGGAATTAGACACACTTTTAGAAGAAGCCCTCAGACTGGTCTATTTGGATCACTCTGACCACCTCTTTCACCAAACCGACTACCATATCCACTACTTTGAGATGAGACAGCGACAAAGTCGTATCCTGCGAAATATGGCCCACCAAATCAACACCTGTCACCTAGCTGCCAGTGAAAGCCTGATTTTGGCCCAACTCTTTTCAAAAATTGCTAGTCAACTAAGCCAGACCAATCCTGCTTCTGATTTGCTAGATGAAATTGAACGCTATCTGGAAGTCTTCCGGAACCGCAGTCTGCCCAAGACAAGAGACGAATTTGAAACCCGTGCCACCCTTCTTCAACTCCTACGTGAAGCCAAAACCTTCATCCAAGTAAAAGTTGATTTTTACCAAAAATATGGACAGTAA
- the sstT gene encoding serine/threonine transporter SstT, translating into MKRIIHAWNKASLVKRILIGMLCGGILGLTLPNLSGIGLLGDLFVGGLKAVAPILVFALVANALSQHQKGQDSNMKTVIFLYILGTFAAALVAVLASFIVPIEITLNSANTEIAPPDGIGQVLSNLLLKLVDNPVNALITANYIGILSWAVVFGIAMREASKNSKELLKTIADVTSKIVEWIINLAPFGILGLVFKTISDKGIGSLANYGILLVLLVTTMLFVALVVNPLIAFFFMRRNPYPLVWNCLRVSGVTAFFTRSSAANIPVNMKLCHDLGLNPDTYSVSIPLGSTINMAGAAITINVLTLAAVNTLGIPVDFATAFVLSVVAAISACGASGIAGGSLLLIPVACSLFGISNDIAMQVVGVGFVIGVIQDSCETALNSSTDVLFTAVAEYAAARKK; encoded by the coding sequence ATGAAAAGAATCATTCATGCTTGGAATAAGGCAAGCCTTGTCAAGCGTATCTTGATTGGTATGCTTTGTGGGGGAATCCTAGGACTGACCCTTCCTAATCTCTCAGGAATTGGGCTACTCGGGGATTTATTCGTCGGAGGTCTAAAAGCTGTTGCTCCTATCCTAGTCTTTGCCCTCGTTGCCAATGCCCTTTCCCAACATCAAAAGGGGCAAGATAGCAATATGAAAACTGTTATTTTCTTGTATATCCTAGGGACTTTCGCTGCTGCTCTTGTAGCTGTACTAGCAAGTTTCATCGTCCCTATTGAAATTACCCTAAATAGTGCCAATACTGAAATTGCACCACCAGATGGGATTGGGCAGGTCCTCAGCAACCTCTTGCTCAAACTGGTTGACAATCCAGTCAATGCCCTCATTACTGCCAACTACATCGGTATCCTATCTTGGGCAGTTGTTTTCGGAATTGCCATGAGAGAAGCCAGCAAAAATAGTAAAGAATTGCTAAAAACTATCGCTGACGTGACTTCTAAAATTGTCGAATGGATCATCAACCTGGCTCCATTTGGAATCCTTGGTCTTGTCTTCAAAACTATTTCCGATAAGGGAATCGGAAGCCTTGCCAACTACGGTATTTTATTGGTTCTATTAGTAACGACTATGCTTTTTGTTGCCCTTGTGGTCAACCCTTTGATTGCCTTCTTCTTTATGAGACGCAATCCTTACCCTCTAGTTTGGAACTGCCTCCGTGTCAGCGGTGTGACAGCCTTCTTCACTCGTAGTTCTGCGGCTAACATTCCTGTCAACATGAAACTCTGCCATGACCTCGGGCTAAACCCAGATACCTATTCTGTTTCTATCCCACTTGGTTCTACTATCAACATGGCAGGGGCAGCGATTACCATTAACGTTTTGACCCTTGCTGCAGTAAATACTCTGGGAATCCCTGTTGACTTTGCCACAGCCTTTGTCCTCAGTGTAGTAGCAGCTATCTCAGCCTGTGGTGCTTCTGGTATTGCGGGAGGTTCCCTCCTTCTTATCCCAGTTGCTTGTAGCCTTTTCGGTATTTCTAACGATATTGCCATGCAAGTTGTTGGGGTTGGATTTGTGATTGGGGTCATCCAAGACTCATGTGAAACAGCCCTTAACTCTTCTACAGATGTTCTCTTTACCGCCGTTGCCGAATACGCAGCAGCCCGTAAAAAATAA
- a CDS encoding mechanosensitive ion channel family protein produces the protein MQKFIQAYIEKLDVTTIIENILTKIISLLLLLIVFYIAKKMLHTMVQRIVKPSLKMSHHDVGRQKTIARLLENVFNYTLYFFLLYCILSILGLPVSSLLAGAGIAGVAIGMGAQGFLSDVINGFFILFERQLDVGDEVVLTNGPITVSGKVVSVGIRTTQLRSEEQALHFVPNRNITVVSNFSRTD, from the coding sequence ATGCAAAAATTTATTCAAGCTTATATTGAAAAGCTAGATGTGACAACTATTATCGAGAATATTCTCACCAAGATCATTTCTCTTTTACTGCTTTTGATTGTATTTTATATTGCTAAAAAAATGCTTCATACTATGGTGCAGAGAATTGTCAAACCTTCTCTAAAAATGTCTCATCATGATGTCGGGCGCCAAAAGACTATTGCGCGTTTACTAGAAAATGTGTTTAATTATACGCTATATTTCTTTTTACTCTACTGTATTTTATCGATTTTAGGCTTACCTGTATCTAGTTTGTTGGCTGGAGCTGGGATTGCTGGGGTGGCCATTGGGATGGGAGCCCAAGGTTTTCTGTCTGATGTCATCAATGGCTTTTTCATCCTTTTTGAACGTCAACTGGATGTGGGAGATGAGGTCGTTCTGACAAATGGTCCTATTACTGTATCGGGCAAGGTCGTCAGCGTGGGAATTCGTACGACCCAGCTTCGTAGCGAGGAGCAAGCCCTTCACTTTGTCCCTAACCGAAATATCACGGTTGTTAGCAATTTCTCACGCACAGACTAG
- a CDS encoding magnesium transporter CorA family protein has translation MFLEKQLGNGCIWIDLDVDKIKNMEDLSDIYGLDKETIEYALDRNERAHMDYNRETETVTFIYNVLDLEKDKEYYEAIPMTFIVERQRMITISNHKNAYVIDQMSAYLDSHESLSIYKFLFAGLEIISNAYYPVIEEMDKSKDEISALLRQTTTKKNLFALSDLETGMVYLTAAAKQNRLLLEHIQGHALYRRFNDVEREQFDDAMIEAHQLVSMTDLISQVLQQLSASYNNILNNNLNDSLSILTIISVLLAVLAVITGFFGMNVPLPFTEEPNAWIYILMASLILWAALSQWMKKITRK, from the coding sequence ATGTTTTTAGAAAAGCAGTTGGGCAATGGTTGTATTTGGATAGACCTTGATGTGGATAAGATTAAAAATATGGAAGATCTTTCTGACATCTATGGATTGGACAAGGAAACCATTGAGTATGCTCTGGATAGAAATGAACGAGCTCATATGGATTATAACCGTGAAACGGAGACGGTAACCTTTATTTATAATGTTCTTGATTTAGAAAAAGACAAAGAATATTATGAAGCGATTCCCATGACCTTTATCGTCGAAAGACAACGAATGATTACCATCAGCAACCATAAGAATGCTTATGTCATTGATCAGATGTCAGCTTATCTGGATAGCCATGAGTCGCTTTCTATTTACAAGTTTCTCTTTGCTGGTTTAGAGATTATCAGTAACGCTTATTATCCTGTTATTGAAGAGATGGATAAAAGTAAGGACGAAATTAGTGCCTTGCTACGTCAAACTACAACAAAGAAAAATCTCTTCGCCCTCTCTGACTTGGAGACTGGTATGGTTTACTTGACAGCAGCAGCAAAACAAAATCGACTCCTCTTGGAACATATCCAGGGCCATGCTCTTTATCGGAGATTTAATGATGTCGAACGAGAGCAGTTTGATGATGCCATGATTGAAGCCCATCAGTTGGTGTCTATGACAGACTTGATTTCTCAAGTCTTGCAACAACTCTCAGCTTCTTACAACAACATCCTAAACAATAACTTGAATGATAGTTTGTCAATTTTGACTATTATCTCCGTCTTACTAGCAGTACTTGCGGTTATTACAGGTTTCTTCGGAATGAATGTTCCTCTACCATTTACAGAAGAGCCAAATGCTTGGATTTATATCTTAATGGCTAGCTTGATTTTATGGGCAGCCTTATCTCAATGGATGAAGAAAATTACTAGAAAATAA
- a CDS encoding YqeG family HAD IIIA-type phosphatase, which produces MAIENYMPDFAVEAVYDLTVPSLQAQGIKAVLVDLDNTLIAWNNPDGTPEMKQWLHDLRDAGIRIIVVSNNTKKRVQRAVEKFGIDYVYWALKPFTFGIDRAMKEFHYEKSEVVMVGDQLMTDIRAAHRAGIRSILVKPLVQHDSIKTQINRARERRVMRKITETYGPITYKKGI; this is translated from the coding sequence ATGGCGATTGAAAATTACATGCCAGATTTTGCTGTGGAAGCAGTTTATGATCTGACAGTCCCAAGCCTGCAGGCGCAGGGAATCAAGGCTGTTTTGGTCGATTTGGATAATACCCTCATTGCTTGGAACAACCCTGATGGGACGCCAGAGATGAAGCAATGGCTACATGATCTTCGGGACGCGGGCATTCGCATTATCGTAGTCTCAAATAACACTAAGAAACGCGTCCAAAGAGCAGTTGAGAAGTTTGGAATTGATTACGTCTATTGGGCTCTGAAACCCTTCACATTTGGGATTGACCGTGCCATGAAGGAATTCCACTATGAGAAAAGCGAAGTGGTCATGGTTGGCGACCAGCTCATGACAGATATACGAGCAGCCCACCGTGCTGGCATTCGCTCGATTTTAGTCAAACCCTTGGTCCAACATGACTCGATTAAAACACAGATTAACCGAGCTCGTGAGCGTCGTGTGATGCGAAAAATCACTGAAACGTACGGACCGATTACATATAAAAAAGGAATTTAA